A stretch of DNA from Salmo trutta chromosome 12, fSalTru1.1, whole genome shotgun sequence:
TCATTGTGGGTGGTTTTACAGTTGAGACCGTTTCTGGTTGATTAGGTAGTATGACACCATTGTCTTACTTCTGTAATAAAACCTTTCTAGTTACTCTTGTCAAACTGCCTTTTTTGCTTGCACAGATTTCCATCAAGCAGGTTCTTATTCTATAGTGCACATGTTTCTGCAATGTGAACAGTTCATTTTTATTCAGCAGAAGTTTGAAACAATTAATCAGTCATGGTGAAACAAGTATACTGACAAAATGACTAGCAATTGCACCAGTACACAACAGAAGGCATCTTTAGACATTGATTCTTATTGCATATAAATGAGGGCTAGCACAACTAATTAACAGCACATTGATGGGTACACACAGATGGTCTATATTGACAAGAAAGCTGTGACTGATCAAACAATAAATGCCAATAAGGCAGATATGCGTGCAAAACTTAAGTTTTTCTCAAAGTTGTCAGTGACACATTTAGATCATTTTACCAGTTAAATTggctgagaacacattctcatgtaCAGCACCGACctagaggaggataaatgagccaattggaagctggggatgatttggTGACCATGGTGtgaaggccagattgggaatttagccaggccaccagggttaacacccaactAACGATAAGTGCCATGTGCTCTTTAGTGaccagagtcaggacacctgtttaacgtcccacacgaaagactgcaccctacactgccctggggcattgggatatgttTTAAGACCAGAGGAaaaagtgcctcctactggccctccaacaccacttccagcagcacctGGTCACCCATTCAGGGACAACCCTGcatagcttcagaggcaagccagccaGCTGGCACTTCCTTTTggctatttattattttatttctctCATCTACACCTCGTTGAGGGTCAGTATTTTGAACCAATGTAAGAATAAAGTGGCTTTTCAATTGAACATTGTTATCAAAAAAGCCTCACGTAATTTGACAAGAGTTCCATACAAAAAGGGTTCATCTCACGTGGACCGATTTTGGGAAGAGAGAATCCTCTCGCTTCACCTCTCTCTATGCTACTCTTCCTGCTttcgccagtccacccattatgccatcattgacttgaacgGGGACACCCATTCTATTCATATGACTGCacgtggaggagaggagaaaaatgtgtaaaaatatttttgttgttgctgctATTCCAACAGCTATTACAGTGACCGtggtcatttggctggccaaATAGTCTTCCAAAATTCCAGAACCGTCACAGACGTACTATGTATACTTATAAAATGAATGCCATTTGCTTTATAGTGCGTCTCCATCACAATTCATTACAGTTGGGTAGGAACTGTAAGACAGTAAACTGCATCAAAGTAGTGCGTTCTAAACCATACTGAATGGAACACTTGGAATTGTTTTGACCTCAATACTGCACCAGGGAGAAGAGGGTATTTGGCTTCAGCTTTTCAACCCCGTTGAGCTCTTTGAGCTCAATGACCACCATGCAGCCCATAACCTCTGCATTCTGTTTCTTCATGAGCTCACAGGCAGCATACATGGTTCCTGACAAACAGTAGAGAGAGTTAGGTGGAGTACTACTGAGTAATATGGAGGCATTGTCATCGACACTGGTCTCAAAACAAAGACGGGTAATGCTAATGAAACACAGTTCCCTTAAATCAATTTATATTTTTATCTGTCATACTGTCCACTTATTTGTACAAAATACACCCAATGAACAGTGAAATGCCTCACCTCCAGTGGCTAGTAGATCATCGATGAGAAGCACTTTCTCTCCTGGAGCCACTGCATCCTCCTGGACCTCAACCGCGGCCTGATGAAGGAATATTCATTGAAAAGGAACGCTATAAACAAATAGCAGGTTCCAATACATAATATGTACTTTTCAGAGGCTTGGAGCTGTGATATGAATGAACAGAAAGGTGTAGGAGGTAATACAGCGGTCATCATCAGCCAATTTCACCTCTCCATACTCCAGTTTGTATGCCACAGACACTGTAGGCCCTGGGAGCTTTCCCTTCTTCCGGACCAGCACAAATCCCACTCCTAACCTCTGGGCTAGAAGGGGTCCGAAGAGAAATCCCCGGGCATCCAGACCTAAAGGACATAGATCACGCTGTTAGAACAAAGTGACCATCCACGGTGTTGAAGGAAATGTGGTTAAATGACAGCTGCAACCTTCAATGAGCTCAGAATTGCCTAATTCCCAGACAGCAAGAGAACTGGGGAGCTGCATGGTGTCCTCAGTGACACATGCACCAGTCCCATTGCTTCTCATGTTAATGTTCCTCAGGAGCTGCATTTGACAGTGACTgcttttacacaggcagcccagttCTGATATTTTATCCACCAATTGTTcttaatcacatcagatctttctcagagctgatctgattggccaaaagaccaaattgggctgcctgtctaaacgcagccatgGGGATGACTCACCGACAATCAGTTCTACTTGGGGATGAGTCTGCCTCACATGTTCCTCAAAAAGATCGATGACTGCGGTCAATGCACCCGGGTCTTTGAGAATTGGACAGATGTCTCTGTGTGACACACAAAAATATCATTCACATTAGCTGTTGAAATAAATATTCTAACTAGCCATCTCGTAAAATGTATCTTCTATCGAGCATttcaacatagctagctagctactacaaAATAGTATTACACGCATGCACGTTATTTAGAACAGAACGCTAGCATTGCAAAGATGGCTAGCTATCTAACTCGCCACATGACTGTAACGCTAGGTGTATCGCGATAATCTATCATTCACTACCTACCTGAAAAGTATTCCTTTGCTTGGGAAATCAGGAAAATGTTTTATGTGTTTGGTGACCAAATCTAATTTAGCTTCTCTCGCGTGGAGTGCCATGGCTAACTGAGCGTTAACTTCCTGTGGAATCGTCTGTGTGGACGTAGACTTTGAGGCAAAAGGTCAGATTGCCTGGTAGTCATGCGATAAAATccgggtcgtcactagttaccacagccacaaactcAGCCTATTTGtacaatgtatcttcttaaaatcagACGTTGAACCTAACCACACTGCTGACCGTATGGCTAACCTTAAATTAAAAGCAAATTGTAGCTatgctatctagtggaaaccccaAACCCGTGCTGTTCGTTGACTTCGAGACATCGATTGGGTATTCACTAGATTccccagccacaaagtcagaataAACTGCCTTTATCGTAAAAATGTATgacaacaaaaatgtgctttttggtcgtcatttaagtttagggttagacatacggttagcagtgtggttaaggttaggtttaaaaataaaacatctatatatacacactgtaaaAATAGGCGGGATTTGGCTATAATATAATTGTCATCAATAATAATTCTATTCATATTCCTCTCATAATAGTGAGAGGAATGCCGAGGCGTCCCCCAAGTAGGTGCTTCACAGGGTGGAAGAGAATTCCAGTGGCTATAAAACTCGGGCTGGTTCAGACTTGCCCTGTACAAGATCATCAGCAGACTTCATCACCATCATTTACCACCGTCTGACCAGTTCCCTCCGCTCAAGCCCCGAACTGACCCTCTCCATCTGCAAAGTCTTGACCTCTATTGGTTGATCTGTCATGATATATTgcttgtttatttgtttgttttttgtttacgAAGCGATTTCTATTATAAAAAGCGCTCGAAGTtttataaattattattattatgactttgtgactgtggaaGCAAGTGACGACCCATCGATTGACGCAGAAATCTTCAATCTGCCGCCCACTAGAAAACATCTGTtaataacattttgaaaaacgTTGCATAAAAATGAAACATTGTTTTATTCTAGTTAAAACAGTTTGTTGTCGTTGTTGCCCTATTTCAATGTCGTCCACAATAGTGCATAAGTAAGTAAGTAACGAGAGATAAAACATCTACAGAGATGGCATCATTAAAAAAAAGCTATTGCAAATCAGCTTCATTCAATTAATAATCATATGGTACCCAGAAAGCATTCATCACATTTTTAACGTTCACCATTCAAACCATATGTTGTTCTGTTTCAACATTACAAGTTAAAAACCGAATAGAAATTCAAGTTGAATTCCTGAAAATGGCTCTTGATCAAGGCAGCATCTTCGCTGACATCCTCCCTTTTCCCAGGGTGGCGCTGAAACAGATAGCTAATGCGGCCAGTCACACTTCCACGGCTGTGACTTGGGGGATTTTCCTAACTTTTCACATCCTGGAGGTGCCCAGTTCTGTCAGTGAAAGAAACCACAGAAAACATTCTTACACATTCATTCAGTTGAGCTGAACATTATTAAAATGATGTTCTCCAAGGAAACCGCATGGGGGAGCTGCTGCTACACTAGTGATACACAGATCTCAGAATCATGGACAAACTGCTTTAGCAATGAGCATACAAAGCAATGATCCTTTTTAGCTGTTTTGTAAAAACCCAAACCAATGAGACAGACACTCCCTATTTTTTCCAAAAGCAGCTAAAACCCACAGGAACAGTTGCTGAGACAAAAGGTCCAAGAAtcacgctgctgtgtttttccaCAAATAACAATAAGATAGTCTATTATTTTACAAACAAAGGGAAAGAAAATAACTCTGGTAAACAAATCTGAAATTGTGCCCACATAGTTTACTGAAAGCATTCAGCATTCTAAAAAGATAAAGGAAATGAGAAAAGGCGCCACTACAGCAAGATCTTAATCAATTTCTTTTCGAAAATCATTTTCTTTGAGAAAGAACACACAAGTCAGAGATGTTAACACTGAAAACAAAAGCCACAGAACAATACTTTGAAACAAAATGTATTATATCAAACAAGTTAAAGGAGGCTACATGGGGAATGGACATTCTGTGTAGTATTTATCTTACCATGACAGCCATGTCACACATATTGAGCTGGGCCACACCCGGTACCAAACCCTTCTTATACTTCCCCACCACTGCTGTGATCCAACTCAGTGCATCCTGGTACTCCTTAGTCACAACActgcagagaaacacacaggCGTAAGTAGTTGTGCAAAACACTCACCACACATACAGCACACCGATGGCGTAGTTATACAATTTAACACAGAGAATAGATGTCAGTCACAGCACATAGACAGATGACAGAAGGTCACTGCTCACACAAATGCACATTCGCACACAAACACAGCAGGCCTACAATATAGATCAGTGTAAAACAATCTCTGTATGATTAGTAAAACATTTTTCATAAATCAGTTTCATAAATCTGCAGATTAGTCTTCCATGTGCTGTACAGCCTAAAATGACTATCTATTATCATTGTATGACACCTGCCTGCCTTTAAACAACTGATATAATCCATAGCGAATGTACACTAATGACTGAAACAGTTTAAAGCCGACAAGCTTAACTCATATGAGAGCCTTTTGACAGCATACGCACGCACgtgcacacccccccccccccactttggGGAGCCCTCTCAGCAGGATTGGCCATGTTCCCCATCCCCTGTCTCTCAATTATTCTTGTTGGACACGGCGGAGCACCTCTGTGCATTATTATATTCAGTGTGTAAAACGCAGAGGCCCTGAAGTGTTTCAAAGGAACACTGCTCTGTCTGCTCTCAATAGGACCTGTAGGGTTAATGGGCTCTCT
This window harbors:
- the aprt gene encoding adenine phosphoribosyltransferase; the protein is MALHAREAKLDLVTKHIKHFPDFPSKGILFRDICPILKDPGALTAVIDLFEEHVRQTHPQVELIVGLDARGFLFGPLLAQRLGVGFVLVRKKGKLPGPTVSVAYKLEYGEAAVEVQEDAVAPGEKVLLIDDLLATGGTMYAACELMKKQNAEVMGCMVVIELKELNGVEKLKPNTLFSLVQY